In one window of Qipengyuania profundimaris DNA:
- a CDS encoding molybdopterin-dependent oxidoreductase produces the protein MKRRGFLAAAGAAFVAGCNKVADSDAGARLLSAAEKWHMGAHRLLSNREALAPEYPRSAVSPFFRGNGSVDPQNGDYPRHVEEGFVNWQLTVGGLVRNPLALTLDNIRRLPQRSQVTRHDCVEGWSAIGEWTGPQLSLLLDEAQLHPEAQFIVFRCADNLNGDDYYESVDLIDAYHPQTIVAHSLNGEPLPVRNGAPLRMRIERQLGYKHAKYLTGIEAVASLDDIGEGQGGYWEDRAGYQWYAGI, from the coding sequence ATGAAGCGTAGAGGGTTCCTGGCCGCTGCGGGTGCCGCCTTCGTGGCCGGCTGCAACAAGGTCGCCGATAGCGATGCAGGCGCGCGGCTGCTGTCTGCGGCGGAGAAGTGGCACATGGGCGCGCACCGCCTGCTCTCCAATCGCGAGGCGCTCGCCCCGGAGTACCCGCGCAGCGCCGTCTCCCCCTTCTTCCGCGGCAACGGCTCGGTCGACCCGCAGAACGGAGACTATCCGCGCCATGTCGAAGAGGGCTTCGTCAACTGGCAGCTCACCGTCGGCGGGCTGGTCCGCAACCCGCTCGCCCTCACGCTCGACAACATCCGCCGCCTGCCCCAGCGTTCGCAGGTCACCCGCCACGATTGCGTCGAGGGATGGAGCGCAATCGGCGAATGGACCGGTCCGCAGCTCTCCCTGCTGCTCGACGAGGCACAGCTTCACCCCGAGGCACAGTTCATCGTCTTCCGCTGCGCCGACAACCTCAACGGCGATGACTACTACGAGAGCGTCGACCTGATCGATGCCTACCACCCCCAGACCATCGTCGCCCACAGCCTCAACGGCGAACCCCTCCCCGTCCGCAACGGCGCCCCCTTGCGCATGCGGATCGAGCGGCAGCTGGGCTACAAGCACGCCAAGTACCTCACCGGTATCGAGGCCGTCGCCAGCCTCGACGACATCGGAGAGGGCCAGGGCGGTTATTGGGAAGACCGCGCCGGCTATCAGTGGTACGCCGGCATCTGA
- a CDS encoding SAM-dependent methyltransferase — MSKRLLSRFLGSVIEKGVLEARFADGSTARFGQPAEGYPELAVIFRDGKVPRDILLDPRIGAAEAYMDQRLDLEGGGIMELVQLLRSNSAWERGGKLRPPSLGRRIRNRATFAIGSINDRIGARKNVAHHYDIGNDLYRLMLDPEHMQYSCAYWPEGVETLADAQHAKLTHIAAKLALADGQRVLDIGCGWGGMAIFLARHFDVEVHGITLSEEQLALARSRAREAGVDDRVIFELVDYRDLAKRGERFDRIVSVGMFEHVGRPQFETFFRACANLLADDGVMLVHTIGRFGGPGTTDAFTSKYIFPGGYIPALSETLAASETSRLIHSDIETLRLHYARTLREWYARCEANRAAIVELYDERFYRMWTFYLAGATAAFEWGGMGNYQIQYVRDRRALPITRDYMAAAEKRLLGGD, encoded by the coding sequence ATGAGCAAACGCTTGCTGTCCCGCTTCCTCGGCTCCGTCATCGAGAAGGGCGTGCTCGAAGCGCGCTTCGCCGACGGCAGCACCGCCCGTTTCGGCCAGCCTGCAGAGGGCTATCCAGAACTCGCCGTGATCTTCCGCGACGGCAAGGTTCCGCGCGACATCCTGCTCGATCCCCGCATCGGCGCTGCGGAAGCCTATATGGACCAACGCCTCGATCTCGAGGGCGGCGGCATCATGGAGCTCGTCCAGCTGCTGCGCTCCAATTCCGCGTGGGAGCGTGGCGGCAAACTCCGCCCACCCTCTCTCGGCCGCCGCATCCGCAACCGCGCCACCTTCGCCATCGGGTCGATCAACGACCGCATCGGCGCGCGCAAGAACGTCGCCCATCACTACGACATCGGCAACGACCTCTACCGCCTGATGCTCGACCCCGAGCACATGCAATACAGCTGCGCCTACTGGCCCGAAGGCGTCGAGACCCTCGCCGACGCGCAGCACGCCAAGCTCACCCATATTGCCGCCAAGCTGGCACTGGCCGACGGTCAGCGCGTGCTCGACATCGGCTGCGGCTGGGGCGGCATGGCGATCTTCCTCGCACGGCATTTCGACGTCGAGGTCCACGGCATCACCCTGTCCGAGGAACAGCTCGCCCTCGCCCGCAGCCGCGCCCGCGAAGCCGGGGTGGACGACCGCGTGATCTTCGAGCTCGTCGACTACCGCGATCTCGCCAAACGCGGCGAGCGCTTCGACCGCATCGTTTCGGTCGGCATGTTCGAACATGTCGGCCGCCCGCAGTTCGAGACCTTCTTCCGCGCCTGCGCCAACCTGCTGGCCGACGACGGCGTCATGCTGGTCCACACCATCGGCCGCTTCGGGGGACCGGGCACGACCGACGCCTTCACCTCCAAATACATCTTCCCCGGCGGCTACATCCCGGCCCTGTCGGAGACGCTGGCGGCGAGCGAGACATCCCGCCTCATCCACTCCGACATCGAGACCCTGCGGCTGCACTACGCCAGGACCCTGCGCGAATGGTACGCCCGCTGCGAAGCCAACCGCGCGGCGATCGTCGAGCTCTACGACGAGCGCTTCTACCGCATGTGGACCTTCTACCTCGCCGGCGCGACCGCCGCCTTCGAATGGGGCGGCATGGGCAACTACCAGATCCAGTACGTCCGCGACCGCCGCGCCCTGCCGATCACGCGCGACTACATGGCGGCGGCGGAGAAGCGGCTGCTGGGCGGGGATTGA
- a CDS encoding cytochrome b/b6 domain-containing protein — translation MKRHVLSTRIWHWLNLLCVVVLFMSGLTISNAHRLLYWGDWGFDRSQAWLEVPRFPDWMTIPGYYSLAVARDWHILMAWPFALGLLFMWIAMLLNRHFKRDLRTTRKEWQPKATWRDLVEHAKLNFDHGEGKYNFLQKLAYGLVLGVFLPMMVFTGIAISPGMEPTFGWLVDLLGGRQSARSLHFIFAFAILGFFIVHVALVLLSGPIGQMRAMITGGSTHEA, via the coding sequence ATGAAGAGGCACGTCCTTTCCACGCGAATCTGGCATTGGCTCAACCTGCTGTGCGTGGTCGTGCTGTTCATGTCCGGCCTGACCATCAGCAACGCCCATCGCCTACTCTACTGGGGCGACTGGGGTTTCGATCGCAGCCAAGCCTGGCTCGAAGTGCCGCGCTTTCCCGACTGGATGACGATCCCGGGCTATTACAGCCTCGCCGTTGCCCGCGACTGGCACATCCTGATGGCATGGCCCTTCGCGCTCGGGCTGCTGTTCATGTGGATCGCCATGCTGCTCAACCGCCATTTCAAGCGCGACCTGAGGACAACCCGCAAGGAGTGGCAACCGAAGGCGACCTGGCGCGACCTCGTCGAGCATGCCAAGCTCAATTTCGACCATGGAGAGGGGAAGTACAACTTCCTCCAGAAGCTGGCATACGGCCTCGTGCTCGGTGTCTTCCTGCCGATGATGGTCTTCACCGGCATCGCCATCAGCCCGGGCATGGAGCCGACCTTCGGCTGGCTGGTCGATCTCCTCGGCGGGCGCCAGTCGGCGCGCAGCCTGCACTTCATCTTCGCCTTCGCAATCCTGGGCTTCTTCATCGTGCATGTCGCCCTCGTCCTGCTGTCCGGTCCGATCGGGCAGATGCGCGCCATGATAACCGGGGGATCGACCCATGAAGCGTAG
- a CDS encoding response regulator transcription factor codes for MYIYIVEQDEREKEHICDVVAHMHPKVQWYDKGRPFLNECENLPRGLIILDTCLPDLDGMALLHKLKSDCDNGHEIILLSGPCSVSDAVHAMKEGAINFFEKPFRQAEMVDAVKEARDKLTRAPSTELAEQDLMSLAQLTPRELSVLKASSNGRSAKSVAHSLGLSVRTIEMHRSNIIKKLDVRNFAGALLLAAKAE; via the coding sequence ATGTATATTTACATTGTTGAGCAAGACGAGCGAGAAAAAGAACATATTTGCGATGTTGTGGCTCACATGCATCCGAAGGTACAATGGTACGATAAGGGCAGGCCATTTCTAAACGAATGCGAAAACCTTCCTCGTGGCCTAATCATTCTGGACACCTGCCTGCCCGATCTCGACGGCATGGCGCTGCTGCATAAATTGAAAAGCGACTGCGACAATGGCCACGAGATCATCCTGCTGAGCGGGCCCTGCAGCGTCAGCGACGCAGTTCACGCCATGAAGGAAGGCGCGATAAACTTCTTCGAAAAGCCCTTTCGGCAGGCGGAAATGGTCGATGCCGTCAAGGAGGCTCGCGACAAGTTGACCCGCGCCCCATCGACCGAACTCGCCGAGCAGGATCTCATGTCCCTGGCACAGCTGACGCCGCGCGAATTGAGCGTGTTGAAGGCGTCGAGCAACGGACGAAGCGCAAAGTCGGTCGCGCACTCACTCGGTTTGAGCGTGAGGACGATCGAGATGCATCGATCGAACATCATAAAGAAGCTGGACGTGCGCAACTTTGCCGGCGCATTGCTGCTTGCCGCAAAAGCCGAATGA
- a CDS encoding CHRD domain-containing protein, with protein sequence MNRLKSAAATAVAAASALALSACATYAEQDALDFGTRLSASLDGANEVPRVGDPDGSGDFLVALNPQGRMCYQMEARGTDLITAAHIHEGAAGVAGGVVTPLITPQLGQRANACTEIDAGLAKRILANPGGFYVNLHNEAYPAGAVRGQLMVVGAE encoded by the coding sequence ATGAACCGCCTGAAATCCGCCGCCGCCACTGCCGTCGCCGCAGCCTCCGCCCTCGCGCTGTCGGCCTGCGCCACCTATGCCGAGCAAGACGCGCTGGACTTCGGCACGCGCCTGTCGGCCAGCCTCGACGGCGCCAACGAAGTCCCCCGCGTGGGCGATCCCGACGGCTCGGGCGACTTCCTCGTCGCGCTCAACCCGCAGGGCCGCATGTGCTACCAGATGGAAGCGCGCGGCACGGACCTCATCACCGCCGCCCATATCCACGAAGGCGCCGCGGGCGTTGCCGGAGGCGTCGTCACCCCGCTGATCACCCCGCAACTGGGCCAGCGCGCCAACGCCTGCACCGAGATCGACGCTGGGCTGGCCAAGCGCATCCTCGCCAACCCGGGCGGGTTTTACGTGAACCTGCACAATGAGGCGTATCCGGCTGGGGCGGTGAGGGGGCAGTTGATGGTGGTGGGGGCGGAGTAG
- a CDS encoding argininosuccinate synthase: protein MSEIKRVVLAYSGGLDTSVIAKWLEVERGLEVVTFTADLGQGEEIEPAREKARGMGIPDNHIFIEDLREEFVRDFVFPMMRANARYEGDYLLGTSIARPLISKRLVEIAHETGADAIAHGATGKGNDQVRFELSAYALDPDIRVIAPWREWDLTSRTALIAWAEAHQIAVPKDKRGESPFSTDANLLHTSSEGKVLEDPWEETPDYVYSRTDHPEDAPDEPEYITIDFETGDGTALNGEAMSPATLLAALNDLGRKHGIGRLDLVENRFVGMKSRGMYETPGGEIYARAHRGIEQITLDRGAAHLKDELMPRYAELVYNGLWFSPEREMLQAAVDLSQEKVSGTVRLKLYKGNAMVVGRKSPNSLYSEAHVTFEDDAGAYDQKDAEGFIKLNALRLRLLAKRDR from the coding sequence ATGTCCGAGATCAAACGTGTCGTCCTCGCCTATTCCGGCGGTCTCGATACTTCCGTCATCGCCAAGTGGCTCGAGGTGGAGCGCGGGCTGGAGGTGGTCACCTTCACCGCCGATCTCGGCCAGGGCGAGGAGATCGAGCCGGCGCGCGAGAAGGCCCGCGGCATGGGCATCCCCGACAATCATATCTTCATCGAGGATCTGCGCGAGGAATTCGTGCGCGACTTCGTCTTCCCGATGATGCGCGCCAATGCGCGCTACGAAGGCGATTACCTGCTCGGCACCAGCATTGCGCGCCCGCTGATCTCCAAGCGCCTCGTCGAGATCGCGCACGAGACCGGTGCCGACGCCATCGCCCATGGCGCGACCGGCAAGGGCAACGACCAGGTGCGCTTCGAACTGTCGGCCTATGCGCTCGACCCGGACATCCGCGTGATCGCTCCGTGGCGCGAGTGGGACCTGACCAGTCGCACCGCGCTGATCGCCTGGGCCGAAGCGCACCAGATCGCCGTGCCCAAGGACAAGCGCGGGGAGAGCCCCTTCTCGACCGATGCGAACCTGCTGCACACCTCGAGCGAGGGCAAGGTGCTGGAGGACCCGTGGGAAGAGACGCCGGACTACGTCTATTCGCGCACCGACCATCCCGAGGATGCGCCCGATGAGCCCGAATACATCACCATCGACTTTGAGACAGGCGACGGCACGGCGCTGAATGGTGAGGCGATGAGCCCCGCGACGCTGCTTGCAGCGCTGAACGATCTCGGGCGCAAGCACGGCATCGGGCGGCTCGATCTGGTCGAGAACCGCTTCGTCGGCATGAAGAGCCGCGGGATGTACGAAACCCCGGGCGGCGAGATCTACGCCCGCGCCCACCGCGGCATCGAGCAGATCACGCTCGATCGCGGGGCGGCGCATCTCAAGGACGAGCTGATGCCGCGCTATGCCGAACTGGTGTACAACGGCCTGTGGTTCAGCCCCGAGCGCGAGATGCTGCAGGCGGCGGTGGACCTGAGCCAGGAGAAGGTGAGCGGGACGGTCCGCCTCAAGCTCTACAAGGGCAATGCGATGGTTGTGGGGCGCAAGTCGCCGAACTCGCTCTACTCCGAGGCGCATGTGACCTTCGAGGACGATGCGGGCGCTTACGATCAGAAGGATGCGGAAGGCTTCATCAAGCTCAACGCCCTGCGGCTGCGGCTGCTCGCCAAACGCGATCGTTAG
- the uvrA gene encoding excinuclease ABC subunit UvrA, producing the protein MALTKISVRGAREHNLKGVDIDLPRDSLIVITGLSGSGKSSLAFDTIYAEGQRRYVESLSAYARQFLEMMQKPDVEHIDGLSPAISIEQKTTSRNPRSTVATVTEIYDYMRLLWARVGVPYSPATGLPIEAQTVSNMVDRVMALPEGTRLYLLAPVVRGRKGEYRKELAEWQKAGFTRVSIDGEMYAIEEAPALDKKFKHDIEVVVDRLAVKAGLETRLADSFETALKLADGLAYVDLADTTVAEALAERQDVRPATIGPDAGKGGAMKGAGLPDNRIVFSERFSCPVSGFTIEEVEPRLFSFNAPQGACPTCDGIGEKQLFDPQLVVPNEALSLKKGAVVPWAKSNPPSPYYMQVLASLAKEYEFDLTTPWEDFDKEIREIILYGTKGRAIPLTFKDGRKQYTVKKPFEGVIGNLNRRMLQTESAWMREELAKFQTAQPCETCDGKRLNEKALAVKIAGTDIATPTKMSVADAKDYFLGLPDALNDTQQQIAKAILKEINERLGFLDNVGLDYLNLDRTSGTLSGGESQRIRLASQIGSGLSGVLYVLDEPSIGLHQRDNDRLLETLKRLRDLGNTVIVVEHDEDAIRTADHVVDLGPGAGVHGGEVVAQGTLKQVLKSKKSLTAAYLTGRREIAVPSTRRKGNGHELTVHGARANNLNDVTASLPLGTFTCITGVSGSGKSSFTIDTLYASAARTLNGARVVAGAHDKVTGLEYCDKVIEIDQSPIGRTPRSNPATYTGAFTQIRDWFAGLPEAQARGYKPGRFSFNVKGGRCEACQGDGLIKIEMHFLPDVYVTCEECGGKRYNRETLEVKFKGLSIADVLDMTIEDAEGFFKAVPPIRDKMHMLNEVGLGYVKVGQQATTLSGGEAQRVKLAKELSKRSTGQTLYILDEPTTGLHFEDVRKLLEVLHRLVEQGNSVVVIEHNLDVIKTADHILDLGPGGGVRGGEIVAQGTPEDVAKVDASYTGQYLAPMLERAGERAKERNGERTREAAE; encoded by the coding sequence ATGGCACTCACCAAAATTTCCGTCCGCGGCGCGCGGGAGCATAATCTCAAGGGCGTCGATATCGACCTGCCGCGAGACAGCTTGATCGTCATCACGGGCCTGTCGGGCTCGGGCAAATCCAGTCTCGCTTTCGATACGATCTATGCCGAAGGTCAGCGGCGCTATGTCGAGAGCCTCAGCGCCTATGCGCGCCAGTTTCTCGAGATGATGCAGAAGCCCGATGTCGAACATATCGACGGGCTTTCTCCCGCAATCTCGATCGAGCAGAAAACCACCAGCCGCAATCCGCGTAGTACCGTAGCCACCGTCACCGAGATCTACGACTACATGCGCCTGCTGTGGGCGAGGGTGGGGGTGCCTTACAGCCCTGCCACCGGCCTGCCGATCGAGGCGCAAACGGTTTCCAACATGGTCGATCGGGTCATGGCCTTGCCCGAGGGCACGCGGCTCTATCTGCTCGCGCCGGTGGTGCGCGGGCGTAAGGGCGAATACCGCAAGGAGCTGGCCGAGTGGCAGAAGGCGGGCTTCACCCGCGTGAGCATCGACGGCGAGATGTACGCAATCGAGGAAGCGCCCGCGCTCGACAAGAAATTCAAGCACGACATCGAAGTGGTGGTCGACCGCCTCGCGGTGAAGGCCGGGCTGGAGACGCGGCTGGCGGACTCGTTTGAGACGGCGCTGAAGCTGGCGGACGGGCTGGCATATGTCGATCTCGCCGACACGACCGTGGCCGAGGCGCTGGCGGAGCGGCAGGATGTGCGCCCGGCGACCATTGGGCCGGACGCAGGCAAGGGCGGCGCAATGAAAGGCGCAGGCCTGCCAGACAATCGCATCGTCTTCTCCGAACGCTTCTCCTGCCCTGTCTCGGGCTTCACCATCGAGGAAGTCGAGCCGCGGCTGTTCTCCTTCAACGCGCCGCAGGGGGCCTGCCCGACCTGCGACGGGATCGGCGAGAAGCAGCTGTTCGACCCGCAACTGGTCGTGCCCAACGAGGCGCTCAGCCTGAAGAAGGGCGCGGTGGTCCCCTGGGCCAAGTCCAACCCGCCGAGCCCCTATTACATGCAGGTGCTCGCATCGCTTGCGAAGGAATACGAGTTCGATCTCACCACGCCGTGGGAAGATTTCGACAAGGAAATCCGCGAGATCATCCTCTACGGCACCAAGGGCCGCGCCATCCCGCTCACTTTCAAGGACGGGCGCAAGCAGTACACGGTGAAGAAGCCGTTCGAGGGCGTGATCGGTAACCTCAACCGCCGCATGCTGCAGACCGAGAGCGCCTGGATGCGCGAGGAGCTGGCCAAGTTCCAGACCGCGCAGCCGTGCGAGACCTGCGACGGCAAGCGCCTCAACGAGAAGGCGCTGGCGGTGAAGATCGCTGGCACCGACATCGCCACGCCGACGAAGATGAGCGTGGCTGATGCCAAGGACTATTTCCTGGGGCTCCCCGATGCGCTGAACGATACCCAGCAGCAGATCGCCAAGGCCATCCTGAAGGAGATCAACGAGCGGCTGGGCTTCCTCGACAATGTCGGGCTCGACTACCTCAATCTCGACCGCACCAGCGGCACGCTCAGCGGCGGGGAGAGCCAGCGCATCCGTCTCGCATCGCAGATCGGCAGCGGTCTCTCGGGCGTGCTCTACGTGCTCGACGAGCCCAGCATCGGCCTTCACCAGCGCGACAACGACCGGCTGCTGGAGACCCTCAAGCGCCTGCGCGATCTCGGCAATACGGTGATCGTTGTGGAGCATGACGAGGATGCCATCCGCACCGCCGACCACGTGGTCGACCTCGGCCCCGGCGCGGGCGTGCACGGCGGCGAAGTGGTGGCGCAGGGTACGCTCAAGCAGGTGCTGAAGTCGAAGAAGTCGCTCACCGCGGCCTACCTCACCGGACGGCGCGAGATTGCCGTCCCGAGCACCCGCCGCAAGGGCAACGGGCACGAACTCACCGTCCACGGCGCGCGGGCGAACAATCTCAACGACGTCACCGCCAGCCTGCCGCTCGGCACCTTCACCTGCATCACCGGCGTCTCGGGCTCGGGCAAGTCGTCCTTCACCATCGACACGCTATACGCCTCCGCAGCGCGCACACTGAATGGCGCACGCGTGGTCGCAGGCGCGCACGACAAGGTCACCGGCCTCGAATATTGCGACAAGGTGATCGAGATCGACCAGTCTCCCATCGGCCGCACCCCGCGATCGAACCCGGCGACCTACACCGGCGCCTTCACCCAGATCCGCGACTGGTTCGCCGGCCTCCCCGAAGCGCAGGCCCGCGGCTACAAGCCCGGCCGCTTCAGCTTCAACGTCAAGGGCGGCCGCTGCGAGGCGTGCCAGGGCGACGGCCTGATCAAGATCGAGATGCACTTCCTGCCCGACGTCTACGTCACCTGCGAGGAATGCGGCGGTAAGCGCTACAACCGCGAAACGCTGGAGGTGAAGTTCAAGGGCCTCTCCATCGCCGACGTGCTCGACATGACGATCGAGGATGCGGAAGGCTTCTTCAAGGCCGTCCCCCCGATCCGCGACAAGATGCACATGCTGAACGAGGTGGGGCTGGGCTACGTCAAGGTCGGCCAGCAGGCGACCACGCTGTCCGGGGGCGAGGCGCAGCGCGTGAAGCTCGCCAAGGAACTCAGCAAGCGCAGCACCGGGCAGACGCTCTACATCCTCGACGAGCCCACCACGGGCCTCCATTTCGAGGATGTCCGCAAGCTTCTCGAAGTGCTGCACCGGCTGGTGGAGCAGGGCAATTCGGTGGTCGTGATCGAGCACAATCTCGACGTCATCAAGACGGCCGACCACATCCTCGACCTCGGCCCCGGCGGCGGGGTGCGGGGCGGCGAGATCGTCGCTCAGGGCACGCCGGAAGATGTCGCGAAGGTCGATGCCTCCTACACCGGCCAGTACCTCGCCCCCATGCTCGAGCGTGCGGGCGAACGGGCCAAGGAACGCAACGGCGAGCGTACACGGGAAGCGGCGGAGTAG
- a CDS encoding septal ring lytic transglycosylase RlpA family protein, giving the protein MTKRTIRALLFAAAVTLPASAGHSQSAGPMPATEAAFVEHFAPYSSLPPEPEAAGKVVDLGTFDPPVEPEPVLTVLQSGGASYYGRKFHGRRTASGEAFDMHAMTAAHRTLPFGTLVQVTNPSNGKSVTVRINDRGPFHGKRVIDVSRAAAEQLGLIQRGHGRVELALLD; this is encoded by the coding sequence ATGACCAAACGCACGATCCGCGCGCTGCTTTTTGCTGCCGCCGTTACCCTTCCCGCCAGCGCGGGCCATTCGCAGAGCGCCGGGCCGATGCCCGCGACCGAAGCCGCCTTCGTCGAGCATTTCGCCCCCTATTCCAGCCTCCCGCCCGAGCCGGAGGCGGCGGGCAAGGTCGTCGACCTCGGCACCTTCGATCCGCCGGTGGAGCCCGAACCCGTGCTCACCGTCCTCCAGAGCGGCGGTGCATCCTATTACGGCCGCAAGTTCCACGGCCGCCGCACCGCCAGCGGCGAGGCGTTCGACATGCACGCCATGACCGCCGCGCACCGAACCCTGCCCTTCGGCACGCTGGTGCAGGTCACCAACCCCAGCAACGGCAAGAGCGTGACGGTCCGCATCAACGACCGCGGGCCCTTCCACGGCAAGCGCGTGATCGACGTGAGCCGCGCCGCCGCCGAGCAGCTTGGCCTGATCCAGCGCGGGCATGGCCGGGTGGAACTGGCGTTACTTGACTAG